The Oncorhynchus nerka isolate Pitt River linkage group LG5, Oner_Uvic_2.0, whole genome shotgun sequence nucleotide sequence ATGCACTGAGGGGGGGGGATTCCCCTGCGATTTCTAAATAAACTTTGAGGAGTACCCAGAGCACTTTCCATCAGGAGTGACTCAAAAGTAAAACATTAATAAAGATATACTCTATAGATGCTGCTCCTCTGAAACGTCTCACAGCAAACTTGTGCTCAAAGCAATCATACAACATAATTCACGACCCACTGGTAAACACCTTGGAAAATATGGCACACACGACATGAAAGACAATATGGAGTTGTGATGTCTAAACATTCACCCAAGTGAAAATGGGTTAAATACTAAAGGACACAATAGTCATTGGTTCCGCTATTCATGCAATTCATAATTATGCAACAAGTAGAAGAAACAATATCTTCTGAATATAGCACACAGTGTAGCCAACCCTTGTGGATGAGTAGCCTATGCTCTATAACCATAGGGGTGATGTGAAAAACTATTTATATGGACAATTTTTACTTAAAATGTTGGCGTCGTCTAAGAATATTGAATTGTATGCTTCCAGTGCCACCTACTGACAAGAGACGGGTAGCACAGAGCCTACCATTCAAGGCTATAGTCTGCCATAGCGGACACATAATAATACCCATAAAAACACGGAAATTGTTCCAATGGATTTTCAAACATTCCTTTTTCACATTGTGAATTTTTcaacaaaataaatgtaataaagtgtgtgtttggtgtaggTTTACtttggcgtgacgttttgatagaGGCGTaattctctctcggacaaggtgagttTTATCAATGTAATTGCCTCAATTTACTCTCTAAAATTCGCAATGCTAATTATTGCTAAAAGTTACCTTGTCTGAGTGAGATTTGCgcagttatcaaaacgtcacgccacgGTAAGactacacgaaacacagaccttataaTGAAGTCATTTTAAAATCCCAgatggaaaaatgaatggtggaaaaagattggaaccatttccgtgttttatgactcatactgtggtactcaatTCACAGGGAGTTTCTCCATTGGGCCTGACAGCTTTTCCAGCTGGGATACTCACTAACTATCACCTTAATTGGCTGCACCTGATGTGCCTATCAAGGCTTGCTGGCATCACAGAACTTGGATATGGCTGTTGCTGCCACCTGAGGGATGGAATGTGGAAGTGTATCCTGGTAGAGCGTAACTGTATGATAAGACTAACCCCCCCATAACACAGAAAAGCATGCACACATTTCTAACCAATACACTACTTATCCTTTGATCTATAAATGTGTAGCACAATAAGATACATTTGTTTTTACCACTTCAACACATATATTTTGGGGTTCCACCTCTATAAAAgtcattccaattagactggtttggATTTCTCCCTATCAATAAAAAACAATATGGTGCAGAGCGTTCGACTTGGCGccgctaaaaccattgacaactgTGTGCCATTTTCAATATCATCACCTCTTGAAAAGCATAGTCAGAACTACACATTTCTGATTATTCCACATGtatctctatcatcagagttatacagcaagtaagTAACTGCATGTATTTTATGATCAGTAAACATCAATTGATCATGTATTTTCATATATACGTAAGGGTAGATATCCATTTGGCATGTAGCTAGCTTGCTAAGCAAACAAGGTGTAATTTAGCATGCTTCATCAGAATTTAGGCTTTTTGGAAAGAGCTTGACATCGGCAAGTCTTTGTCCTGGTAAAGTTGTCAATCAGACTTCTGTCATCACAACAGATGGGAAAGCCATCCGTGTCTTTTCATATGAGATGATGTACAAATACTTTTAAGACTTCATGGGGTTTTATTTGAATGCTACCACCCACCGGCATGGCATGCCCATAAACGTGACACCTGCCCTGTACCTAAGACAAAGGAAGATACAGGTCTTCCCCAAGTTGGGTCGCACGGAGCGCCTGCTTCTTGTGATCTGAAGAAACACAAACGCACATCACAAGTCCACTTCAGGTTACCTTCACCGACTCAACAGCACAACCCAACCTGAAACCACCCATGGATCAGCCAAAGCGCCTGCTTCCACCCTATTAAAAAATCTCAATCCCACTGCACCAAACATATCTTTATCATAGCCATGCCCATCAATGCAAGGCTCGGGATCcgagctcaggccctgaagcaaggatatgcatattcttggtaccatttgaaaggaaacactttgaagtttgtggaaatgtgaaaggaatgtaggataatataacacaatagtgttaaaagataatacaaaaaaaaaacgaattcctttgtattttttttgtaccatcatctttaaaatcaagggaaaggccataatgtattattccaacccaggtgcaatttagattttggctaatagatggcagcagtgtatgtgcaacgttttagactgatccaatgaaccattgcatttccgTCCAACATTttctatcaagactgcccaaatgtgcctaatttgtttagtaataacttttcatgttcaaaattgtgcactctcctcaaacagtagcaggtattatttcactgtaatagctactgtaaattagatagtgcagttagattaacaagaatttcactgtaatagctactgtaaattagatagttagattaacaagaatttaagctttctgccaatatctgatatgtcctgggaaatgttcttgatactgcaacctcatgctaatcgcatgcTAAtcagctcaaccgtcccgtggaagggacaccaaCCCCAAAGAAGTTTtgaattttaattttattttttcaccccaatttcgtagtttccaattgtttttagtagttactatcttgtctcatcgctacaactcccgtacgggctcgggagagtcgaaggtcgagagtcatgcgtcctccgaaacacaacccaaccaagccgcactgcttcttaacacagtgctcatccaacccggaagccagccgcaccaatatgtcggaggaaacaccgtgccactagcgacctggtcagctatccccccacaggagtcgctagtgcgcgatgaaacaaggatatccctaccggccaaacccggacgctaggccaattgtgcattgccccatggacctcccggtcgtggccggctgaaacagagcctgggctcgaacccagagtctctggtggcacagctagcactgcgatgcggtgccttagaccactgcgccaccctggAGGCCTAAAAAAGTCATTTAAAgggatactgtgagatttcaagattttgtttgtttctttacttacctagtcagacaaactcattccatggagggccaagTGACTgcaggttttcgctcctcccttatAGACTGGTTAGCTGACAACTTTACAAAAACGATGAGCATGGTTCAATGGGGGCGTGACGTCCGTGTGCTGTTATGATTCAGGATCACAGAGAAcgatagaggcctctagtggccatAAGGCTGTATTACAAATTTATTGGCTGATCCTtcctggtgaccctgttggaACCATGTCCAACTTGggcatcaggagggatcagccaatcgtgaagaagaaaattgaatactttaaaatggagatagcCTCAATGGCGCTTCCCATGCTGTAACAGATGCCTTAATGGCACGGATACAATGATGAGGCCTCTTTCCAGCTCTATGTTTTTGATgaccagatagctagcaacaatgacaagaggctgccatgtggggaatcgttggtggctcgtttcagctagttttatcttgttattgataccatgtcttgttttgaggtgtttgactgatctatgctaatatggctaaaattagttagctagctaaccaacaactgtaacgatgtatttgagagaccataagtgctcattgtgcaaatgtatttatgctTTTGAATAACTATTGGAGACTAAATATAGTTGACATGTTATCAACAATCGaagccaaccctgtctgttttgccccatagttgcgcacaccagtggaggctgctgaggggcggacagctcataataatgtctggaacggcgcaaatggaatggcatgctaaacaaccaacccgtcgatacttgattgatgaattgaggtcactgattagtaaggaacCCCCCTCACaaggttgtctaggtcttaattgaaaagacaaaacaaaaccagcagacactagcGCCTTGTCCATGGAAGGAGTTTGACACCCTTGGGTTAGTTAGAATGTCTATTTCTCTGCTTTGAGATGAGCTGGCTACTGTTCCCAGGAGACTTCCAGTAATTGTGCTAAGCTAACAATATGCAGATTTCAACTGTCTCCAAGCTACATGCAGAGACATGCAAATAGTATCCATGAGTTAGTCTGACAGCATTGGAGTTAGAGGTTTCACTCACAGACAAAGTGACAGTGAGAACAAAGGAGAACAaggagaagcagagacagagcgacagcaGAGATAAACAGCACAACAGGGAGGAAACAGAGTTTTTACATGTTGTATTTGTCTTAAACATGAGCTGGTTAAAAAGAGCTTTAAAAATCATGTTTAGCCAATCATAGGTAGAGTAAAAGTTGAGGAACACTGCACTATAGTGTACTGTCTATGTTAATGCCCCGGGCTGAATCtttgtcccagtctgtccctggacGTAATTAAGCACTTGTGTAATGAGACGGATTCTGTGTTTTCCCAAGCAAAAAAACGTTTTATTTGCATTTCCAATGAAAATATATGTATGTTGTTTCTGGACTATCCACCATGCTGTCTGGTTGACAATATGTCCGAGCGAAGCAGATTACTGTTTGATTTTAGAAGGGCGCTCCTCCCTCACCGCTTTTGCAATTTCTCGTCACGGGCCATAGACCGGTGCTCTGCAGCTCAGCATAATGGAAGCCGCCCAGTGGTAAAACGGCCTGAGTGGGGCATCTTCATTAATCCACCATCTTTGATGCTCTTCCACCCGGAAATAAGCAGCATTTTTAAAGATGGCGGAGCAAGGGCCAATGGCGATAGCTATGCGGCTAAGAAATCAACTCCAGTCCGTATATAAGCTCGACCCTTTACGAAATGAGGTAGGTACCAATTAGTTTCGGACTCTATAGACGCGACAAGACCAGTAAGAATTGTTGAGTTAAATAGAGCTGAATCTAGCTACATAACTACGACGAGGAAAAGCAGCAATGCGAGCGCTTCCTCCTGTCACcaaagtgatggagagagagctgCCTACGTGTGCGCAGGCGTGTGTGGAAGAGTCTACCCGTGTTTTCTGGGCAGCTACTGCAAGGTCCTTCGTGCAAATGTGTACCGTTAACTCCCCGGTTTTACACCTGTAACGGTCTACATTATTAGTTAAAAGACGCATTTGCGTTTTGGATAAATGGAAATTAGTTTATAGGTAGCTAGCTAATTGTGTTTACTAGGCTAGCTAGCTTCTGGTGACGGACTTATCGAACCTTGCTTGTAAAATGACTAATATGTGTCTTACCTGTGTCCTTTATTTGCAATTCCATGTGTAGCGTACTGGGTTGCTAGCGATAACTTACAAATAAAGATGTATAGATTCTACACTGTTATTATTGACATTGTGTTAGCTTACGTTAACATAATAGATACTCTGCTACAATGTTGCAGCCACCTGACACGCcaacctgtgtatgtgtgtgtgtgtgtgtgtgtgtgtgtgtgtgtgtgtgtgttggttacaTACTACACaaattttgcagatgttatcgcaggtccagcgaaatgcttatgtttctcgCTCCAACAGTTCAGTAAGAACTAACAGTgcgaaacaaaacaaacaaatccCCAAAGTGAGAAATATCAACCTAGTGGAAAAGAGCAATCATCATATTGTTATTCGAATGAACTCATCAGCCTGTCTTCTCTAGAATGTAAACATTCTAGCTCGTTTTTGACATTAGTGTAATAAATTGTTGTGCTCAGAAAATAATTCAAGAAAATGAAGGTATACTTTCTACTCGAGATTTCAATAGCAACGTTATTATTGTTGAAGGAGGAAGTCAAGTTGAAGATCAAAGACCTGAACGAGCACATAGTGTGCTATCTCTGTGCTGGGTACTTCATCGATGCCACAACTATTACAGAGTGTCTGCATACATGTAAGTGGGCCCAGCCTGTGTTTTCAATGTTTTGGCTTCTTGCCCTCTGAGAAATGGGCAAACTGTTATAGacatgtgtataaaccctggattgctgatgcctTATTGGCACTCTCCAGAAGAAGTTGTCCtgcataggaatgaatggaattctacagtatttacaTGAATTGTTTCAAGGACAAGATTTACATttatttaaagggatacttctggATGTTATTTACTTCCCCAGAGTCCAATGaatttgtggataccattttgatgtatctgtgtccagtatgaaggaagttggagGTATTTTCGCATGCCAATGCTACCTAGCCTCAGCCATTGCGCTaaagatacccatagacttccagacGTTACCGCAACTACTTCTAACATCGTTCATACTGGACCctgagacatacaaatggtatccaatCCCGAACTATCTCGTGAAGTatttgttgttgtagtggggacagtaacattaggaCTTTATAAAAAATGATACTTTAAGGATGGCTCACGTAAGTATggattaaggtgtctgtaatataataaatgTGGCAAAAATGAATGTAAACATTAACAAAAGCATTTCTATAGaatccaaaatatttttttacaatggtgagggagtgccaagatggaggtgcAGTGGCTTCATAACAGTGCCCAATGTctgtcatctagtgtatatatatataaatataaatcatTGGTCCTAGCCTACTTATTGCCTGTGAATGCGTAGTTGTATAGTACATTTTAATGTTATTATTAAATAACATTAATGGCTAATGTCTCTTCTGCATCAATTTCAGTCTGTAAAAGTTGTATTGTGAAATACCTCCAAACCAGCAAGTATTGTCCAATGTGCAACATAAAGATCCACGAAACACAGCCTTTATTGAACCTGAAATTGGATAGAGTGATGCAAGACATTGTCTACAAACTGGTTCCAGGACTTCAAGAAAGTAAGTAGGCTAATACTTGTTCTCATTTTTGTTACATAGTACATTAGTATTGGTTTTGTTGTTGCACAAGTCGAATAAAGAACAGTCACTATTTATCCTGTGTACTTTGGAGAGAAAATAGCTCTCAACTCCTAATTGGAACAGCGTTAGTTAAACTTCAGGAGGAAGCAGCATTGCATTGTTATCCATTTAGCATGGGTTGATTTTTGTATGTGAACGTCCTTTATTTTCTGTTCTTTGTAAACAGGTGAGGATAAGCGAATTAAAGAATTTTATCAGTCGCGTGGGCTTGAGAGAGTTGTCCAACCCTCTGGAGAAGGTAAGCCTTTTACAgggattatttttttttaatcctAATTTCACGTTTTGTGAATGTACAGCTTTTCCCCCAATATGTTATTCGTTTGAAATGGTATCTGTGTGTGTCACCCCTAGACTCCATACCAGATGCTGCAGGATTACCTTTCACCACCTTTGACCATTCCAAGGCCCACTTTTACAGATACGACGAGCAGGTCTCGCTTTGTCTAGAGAGGCAAAGGTAAG carries:
- the LOC115129525 gene encoding polycomb group RING finger protein 1 isoform X2 codes for the protein MAEQGPMAIAMRLRNQLQSVYKLDPLRNEEEVKLKIKDLNEHIVCYLCAGYFIDATTITECLHTFCKSCIVKYLQTSKYCPMCNIKIHETQPLLNLKLDRVMQDIVYKLVPGLQESEDKRIKEFYQSRGLERVVQPSGEDSIPDAAGLPFTTFDHSKAHFYRYDEQVSLCLERQSLSLSGKKDKTKLTLQKFVRCSVRAEVRHLRKVLCHRLNVEKHQVQMFFNNEFLPDHMTMKRLWLSHWFGKAQPLVLHYTIKDKRTR
- the LOC115129525 gene encoding polycomb group RING finger protein 1 isoform X1, with the protein product MAEQGPMAIAMRLRNQLQSVYKLDPLRNEEEVKLKIKDLNEHIVCYLCAGYFIDATTITECLHTFCKSCIVKYLQTSKYCPMCNIKIHETQPLLNLKLDRVMQDIVYKLVPGLQESEDKRIKEFYQSRGLERVVQPSGEDSIPDAAGLPFTTFDHSKAHFYRYDEQVSLCLERQSLSLSGKKDKTKLTLQQKFVRCSVRAEVRHLRKVLCHRLNVEKHQVQMFFNNEFLPDHMTMKRLWLSHWFGKAQPLVLHYTIKDKRTR